The segment TTCACCCGTAATAATAAAACTGTCGGTCCAAATCTTTACTAGCATGCCTTAAATATAAAGTTTTTTCCAACTTGCAAGAAGATAAACAACATTTTTTTGTTGTTTAATTGGATTTTAAGTGTATTTTACAAAAGTAATCTTTAGCAAAGGAGTTTTATTATGGCAACGAAAAAGCAGCTCCATCCTGAAATTGGAAAAATGATGTACCACAACGCCGAATTCATGGACAGCGACATCGGCCGTCCTCTTCGCGTTCTCTCCGAATTTTTAGGTCCCCACCAGGTTTTTGAACAAGAAGACGTTAAGAACACCATCGTTTTCTTCGGTTCCGCACGCACCTTGCCCATGAAGGAAATCCAGAAGCGCAAGAAAGCCTGCAAGAACAAGAAGGAACTGGCTCGTCTCAAGTCCCTGGAACTGGTAGCCGAATACTACGACGCTGCCCGCGAACTTGGCGCAAAACTTGGCAAGTGGGCCAACAAGCGTAAAGAAGGCTACGCCATCATGACTGGCGGTGGCCCGGGCATCATGGAAGCTGGCAACCGTGGCGCAAACGATATCGGCATTCCGTCTATCGGCCTCAACATCAAGCTGCCCTTTGAACAGCACCCGAATCCGTACATCGACGACGAATTGAACCTGCAGTTCCGCTATTTCTTTGTTCGTAAGTACTGGTTCCTAAAGATGGCCAAGGCATTGGTTGTCTTCCCCGGTGGTTTCGGCACCTTGGACGAAATGTTCGAAATGCTGACCTTGATTCAGACCAACAAGTACGCTCAGGAAATGCCTGTGGTTGTTTACGGTTCCTCCTTCTGGAAGAAAGTGGTGAACTGGGAATACCTGGCAGAAACCGGTATGATCAACAAGGAGGACCTGGACCTGTTCCACTTCAGCGATTCCGTAGAAGATGCTTACAAATACATTACGGAAACCATTGAAAAGAACGAATCCAAGTAGTCACTAACAATATTCAAAAAACGGCCCTGCGAACACAGGGTCGTTTTATCTATTTTTGAACCATGATTCGAAACTTTTTTGCAGAAACATTGGATCGCGTCTCCCGCAACCTGTCCCTCCGTCCCGACTACAGCATGGAGGAATACCAACGTTGGTTTGACCAGAATCCGGAATTTCTTCACAATGAATCTGTAAGAAAGATCCAGTTGACCGAGCCTCTGGCGCTGGAAGGTACGAACAACTTGTTCCGTGCCAAGTACTGGCTTGAGCAGCCCGGCAGCGAAGAGCATTTGGCAGAACAGGAAATCGTTGTCAAGATTTGCAAATACTGGGCAAAGCCGGGCAAGAACCGCATTCACCGTTTGAACGCCTTGCTCAGCGCCTTCCAGGACGAAATTCGAATCAACAACTTGATCCACGCCACCAATATCGAAGGCGTGGTACAGAGCATGGGCGGTGGCATCGCAGGCCGTCACCCGTACCTGAAGATGGAATTCATCAAGGGTTGCTCCCTGGACAAGACCTTCAAGACAAAACTGAGCGACGACGATGTACTTCATCGTATCGCACAGCTGGCCTACCTGGCAAACACCATCAGTCAGCTGCACTATTATCAAGTCGTCCATAAGGATCTGAAACCCAAGAACCTCCTGCTTTGTCAAAACCCGCAGCACAAGAACAACCACAAGATTCTTATCTGCGACTTCGGCTACGCCCAGGCAAAGATGCGTGAAACAGTCACCGAATACGGCGGCATGATGACTCCTTGCTACAGCGCTCCGGAACAGGCCATCATGGGAGAAAACCTTTCTTCTTCCGTAGATTATTTCAGCTTCGGCATCATTGTTCACGAATACCTTACCGGCGAAAAACTGTTCCCGAAACTTATGGACATTTTTGTTGAAGACGGCAACCGGGTTACAGACCGCTATTTGGAGCACCTGAAGACAGGTCGCGAAAACCGTTTCCACGACCCTCGTTTCCCGGAACTTTCCAAGTGGATCGACCAGCTGACAGTCTTCGACAGTTTCGAACGAATGCAGCAGTGTCCCAACTTGTTCGACATTGCCCACAAGCTGCGAGAAGAAGTCAACGCCCAGGGATACCGTGATGTAAACACAGATTTCCTTTGGAATCAATTAGGTGAGTACGGACGTCGCTAAAAGTGATTATATTCAAAGCATGTCTGATTCACAAAACGCTTTTAAGAAATTTCTCGTAACTGCCAAGGCTTTTTTCAAGCGCGTCAATCGTTATTTGAAGCCGTCCCATTACATTGTTCTAGTTCTTATTTTAGGGCTAGGCGTTTTCAACGCCGTTACCGCACTATCTCCGCAAATGAAACAGAACAGTCGCGAAAAGAACATTGTTCGCACGTTCAATCAATGGTGGAATGAATCTGGTGCAGAACAGTTCAGCGCCGTAGGCCTTGAACCCACAGAACAAATCAAGTCCGAAGAATTCGCCCGCTATCGCGAAAGATACCTTTCCCAAAATCCGACCTACATCATTGAGGACCGGGTTCAGGAAATGCGTTCCCAGTATCGCAACTGGTGGGAAACACAAGGCGGACGCGACGCCTACATGCAGGAACACCAGAATTTCATGCCCACCGAGGCTGATTACCAACGTGAGCTCGACAAATGGATTGACAAGTACACTGACAAGTTTGTCCGCTACAACATGGCCTTCGTTCCCAAGCAAGGCCGCTACGAACGTTTGTTCACCAGCTGGATGCTCTTCCCCAGCGCACTTAGCTTCCTGATTTTCGCAGGATTCTTCTTCTTCGCATTCTACCGTT is part of the Fibrobacter sp. genome and harbors:
- a CDS encoding TIGR00730 family Rossman fold protein, which encodes MATKKQLHPEIGKMMYHNAEFMDSDIGRPLRVLSEFLGPHQVFEQEDVKNTIVFFGSARTLPMKEIQKRKKACKNKKELARLKSLELVAEYYDAARELGAKLGKWANKRKEGYAIMTGGGPGIMEAGNRGANDIGIPSIGLNIKLPFEQHPNPYIDDELNLQFRYFFVRKYWFLKMAKALVVFPGGFGTLDEMFEMLTLIQTNKYAQEMPVVVYGSSFWKKVVNWEYLAETGMINKEDLDLFHFSDSVEDAYKYITETIEKNESK
- a CDS encoding protein kinase translates to MIRNFFAETLDRVSRNLSLRPDYSMEEYQRWFDQNPEFLHNESVRKIQLTEPLALEGTNNLFRAKYWLEQPGSEEHLAEQEIVVKICKYWAKPGKNRIHRLNALLSAFQDEIRINNLIHATNIEGVVQSMGGGIAGRHPYLKMEFIKGCSLDKTFKTKLSDDDVLHRIAQLAYLANTISQLHYYQVVHKDLKPKNLLLCQNPQHKNNHKILICDFGYAQAKMRETVTEYGGMMTPCYSAPEQAIMGENLSSSVDYFSFGIIVHEYLTGEKLFPKLMDIFVEDGNRVTDRYLEHLKTGRENRFHDPRFPELSKWIDQLTVFDSFERMQQCPNLFDIAHKLREEVNAQGYRDVNTDFLWNQLGEYGRR